In Afipia sp. GAS231, a single window of DNA contains:
- a CDS encoding NAD(P)-dependent oxidoreductase yields MEIGFIGLGKMGFPMARRLIEAKHQLTVFDTRKEAVDKLVALGAQAASSPKDIADRCETAMASLPSLQASLEVATGAGGVIEGKRVKRFIDLSTVGSHMATKIHGLLAKKKIIQLDSPVSGGVGGAEKGTLAVMVSGPRADFEIAKPALAVIGKVFFIGEKPGSAQTMKLANNFLSATAMVATSEAVVMGVKSGLDPAVMIDVINSGSGLNTASRDKFPRAVLPRTFDFGFATGLMVKDVRLALEEMKSLGLSMEVAEAVGRLWEVVIRDQGPESDFTEAIKPIEKAAGVIVGGAKGAHAAK; encoded by the coding sequence ATGGAAATCGGATTTATCGGCCTCGGCAAAATGGGTTTCCCGATGGCGCGCCGCCTGATCGAGGCCAAGCATCAGCTCACCGTGTTCGACACCCGCAAGGAAGCGGTCGACAAGCTGGTCGCACTCGGCGCCCAGGCCGCCTCCTCGCCCAAGGATATCGCCGACCGTTGCGAGACCGCGATGGCGAGCCTGCCGTCGCTGCAGGCCTCGCTGGAGGTCGCGACCGGCGCCGGCGGTGTCATCGAAGGCAAGCGCGTCAAGCGCTTCATCGATCTCTCCACCGTCGGCTCGCACATGGCGACGAAGATTCACGGCCTCCTGGCGAAGAAAAAGATTATCCAGCTCGACAGCCCCGTCAGCGGCGGGGTCGGCGGCGCCGAAAAGGGAACGCTGGCAGTGATGGTCTCCGGCCCGCGCGCCGATTTCGAAATTGCAAAACCCGCGCTCGCCGTCATCGGAAAAGTGTTCTTCATCGGCGAAAAGCCCGGCTCGGCGCAGACCATGAAGCTCGCCAACAATTTCCTGTCGGCGACCGCAATGGTGGCGACCTCGGAAGCCGTGGTGATGGGCGTCAAATCCGGGCTTGATCCCGCCGTCATGATCGACGTCATCAACTCCGGTTCGGGGCTGAATACCGCCAGCCGCGACAAGTTTCCGCGCGCGGTGCTGCCGCGAACTTTCGATTTCGGCTTCGCCACCGGCTTGATGGTGAAGGACGTGCGGCTGGCGCTGGAAGAAATGAAATCGCTGGGCCTGTCGATGGAAGTTGCCGAAGCGGTCGGCCGGCTCTGGGAAGTCGTGATCCGTGATCAGGGCCCGGAGTCGGATTTCACCGAAGCGATCAAGCCGATCGAGAAAGCGGCGGGGGTGATCGTGGGTGGCGCGAAGGGTGCTCACGCA
- a CDS encoding TIGR02302 family protein: MSGSPPDLPQPAREPDAVARLQLTQALQRATYAIAWERAWPGLARLLSAVGLFLVVSWAGLWLALPFMARAIGIALFALLAVGALYPLIRFRWPTRAEALGRLDRGTGIRHRPATALTDTLATKDPIAQALWQAQRERTLASLKRIRAGLPSPRLAIHDPWALRALVMVMLVASYVAAGDERTMRVAAAFDWNGVLAPANIRVDAWVTPPAYTGKPPIILSAANRDAGAPDGGPLSVPAGSALLVRSSGGSIDVVVGGGVTEIAPSEAAPQGTNERHFKIAADGTAHVRAPAGQPQWKFTATPDHPPSISLAKDPERQARGSLQMSYKLEDDYGVTEARAQFAARRSEATESGRPIPRDANAAEPRPLFEAPQFPLVLPNARTRNGVGQTVKDLSEDPYAGADVTLTLTAKDEAGNEGRSEPFNMRLPERLFTKPLARALIEQRRILALDANQNSQVYAALDALMIAPELFTPETGHYLGLYSIARQLEAARTDAALRDVVASIWALAVTIEDGNISDVEKALRAAQDALKQALERGASDEEIKKLTDNLRAALDNFLRQLAEQMQKNPQQLARPLDPNTKMLSQQDLKSMLDRLERLSRSGDKDAAKQLLEQLQQMLENLQMAQPGQSGGDDMEQALNELGDMIRKQQQLRDKTFKQGQDSRRDRMRGKQGDQSMSDLQQDQQGLRDRLKKLQEELAKRGMGPGQRGDKGQQGQQGQDGQQGAEPGDGEDGLDQADSAMGDAGGRLGEGNADGAVDSQGKALEALRKGAQSLAEAMQQGDGDQPGDGPGNAKGRQQAGQNGTDPLGRPMRHNEFTDDFSVKIPGEIDVQRVRRILEELRRRLADPSRPQIELDYIERLLKDY; the protein is encoded by the coding sequence TTGAGCGGTAGCCCACCTGACCTCCCACAGCCCGCGCGCGAGCCGGATGCTGTCGCGCGGCTGCAGCTGACGCAGGCCCTGCAACGGGCGACCTATGCGATCGCATGGGAGCGCGCCTGGCCGGGTCTCGCCCGGCTGTTGAGCGCGGTCGGACTGTTCCTGGTGGTGTCGTGGGCCGGACTGTGGCTGGCGCTGCCGTTCATGGCGCGCGCCATCGGCATTGCGCTGTTCGCCCTGCTGGCCGTCGGCGCACTGTATCCGCTGATTCGTTTCCGCTGGCCGACCCGCGCCGAGGCGCTGGGCCGGCTCGACCGCGGCACCGGCATCCGGCACCGTCCGGCCACCGCGCTGACCGATACGCTGGCCACCAAGGATCCGATCGCGCAGGCGCTGTGGCAGGCGCAGCGCGAGCGCACGCTGGCCTCGCTGAAGCGCATCCGCGCCGGACTGCCTTCGCCGCGGCTGGCGATCCACGATCCCTGGGCGCTGCGCGCGCTGGTCATGGTGATGCTGGTGGCGTCCTATGTCGCCGCCGGCGACGAGCGCACCATGCGGGTGGCCGCGGCGTTCGACTGGAACGGCGTGCTGGCGCCGGCCAATATCCGGGTCGACGCCTGGGTGACGCCGCCGGCCTATACCGGCAAGCCGCCGATCATTCTTTCCGCCGCCAACCGCGATGCCGGCGCGCCCGACGGCGGGCCGCTGTCGGTTCCGGCAGGCAGTGCGCTGTTGGTGCGCTCCAGCGGCGGCAGCATCGACGTCGTGGTCGGCGGTGGCGTCACCGAAATCGCGCCGAGCGAAGCCGCACCGCAAGGCACCAACGAGCGGCATTTCAAGATCGCCGCCGACGGCACCGCGCATGTCCGCGCGCCGGCCGGCCAGCCGCAGTGGAAATTCACCGCGACGCCCGACCATCCGCCTTCGATCTCGCTCGCCAAGGATCCGGAGCGTCAGGCCCGCGGCTCGCTGCAGATGTCGTACAAGCTCGAGGACGATTACGGCGTCACCGAAGCCCGCGCCCAGTTCGCCGCCCGCCGCTCCGAGGCCACGGAATCCGGCAGGCCGATTCCCAGGGATGCCAACGCGGCCGAGCCGCGGCCGCTATTCGAGGCGCCGCAGTTTCCGTTGGTGCTGCCGAACGCGCGCACCCGCAACGGCGTCGGCCAGACCGTCAAGGATCTCAGCGAAGATCCCTATGCCGGCGCCGATGTGACGCTGACCCTGACCGCGAAAGACGAGGCCGGCAACGAGGGCAGGAGCGAGCCCTTCAACATGCGGCTGCCGGAACGGCTGTTCACCAAGCCGCTGGCGCGCGCGCTGATCGAGCAGCGCCGCATTCTGGCGCTCGATGCCAACCAGAATTCGCAGGTCTACGCCGCGCTCGATGCGCTGATGATCGCGCCGGAACTGTTCACGCCGGAAACCGGCCACTACCTCGGCCTCTACAGCATCGCGCGGCAACTGGAAGCCGCGCGCACCGATGCCGCCTTGCGCGATGTCGTCGCCAGCATCTGGGCGCTCGCGGTCACCATCGAGGACGGCAACATCAGCGACGTCGAAAAGGCGCTGCGCGCGGCGCAGGATGCGCTCAAGCAGGCGCTGGAGCGCGGCGCCAGCGACGAGGAAATCAAGAAACTCACGGATAATCTGCGCGCCGCACTTGATAATTTCCTGCGCCAGCTCGCCGAGCAAATGCAGAAGAACCCGCAGCAACTGGCGCGGCCGCTCGATCCCAACACCAAGATGCTGAGCCAGCAGGATCTCAAGAGCATGCTGGACCGGCTGGAGCGGTTGTCGCGCTCCGGCGACAAGGATGCGGCCAAGCAACTCCTCGAACAACTGCAGCAGATGCTGGAAAACCTGCAGATGGCGCAGCCCGGCCAGTCCGGCGGCGACGACATGGAGCAGGCGCTGAACGAACTCGGCGACATGATCCGCAAGCAGCAGCAGTTGCGCGACAAGACCTTCAAGCAGGGCCAGGATTCCCGGCGCGACCGCATGCGCGGCAAGCAGGGCGACCAGAGCATGAGCGACCTGCAGCAGGACCAGCAGGGCCTGCGCGACCGGCTCAAGAAGCTGCAGGAAGAACTGGCCAAGCGCGGCATGGGCCCGGGGCAGCGCGGCGACAAGGGTCAACAGGGTCAACAGGGACAAGACGGCCAGCAAGGCGCCGAGCCCGGCGACGGCGAGGACGGTCTCGACCAGGCCGATAGCGCGATGGGCGATGCCGGCGGCCGGCTCGGCGAGGGCAATGCCGACGGCGCGGTGGATTCGCAAGGCAAGGCGCTGGAAGCGCTGCGCAAGGGCGCGCAGAGCCTTGCGGAGGCGATGCAGCAGGGCGACGGCGACCAGCCCGGTGACGGCCCGGGCAACGCCAAGGGCCGGCAGCAGGCCGGGCAGAACGGCACCGACCCGCTCGGCCGCCCGATGCGCCACAACGAATTCACGGATGATTTCTCGGTGAAGATTCCCGGTGAAATCGACGTGCAGCGGGTGCGCCGGATTCTGGAAGAACTGCGCCGCCGTCTCGCCGATCCCTCGCGCCCGCAGATCGAACTCGATTACATCGAGCGGCTGCTGAAGGATTATTGA
- a CDS encoding response regulator yields MPRILIADDEDSMRTLVARAIAMDGHETVTAEDGAEALDVLTRESGAFDLLLTDIQMPVMDGIALALAAARDFPDLKILLMTGFADQRERASGLNAIVHDVVTKPFSVADIRTAVADALAARKRG; encoded by the coding sequence ATGCCGCGGATATTGATCGCCGACGACGAGGATTCGATGCGCACGCTGGTCGCGCGCGCCATCGCCATGGACGGCCACGAGACCGTCACCGCCGAGGACGGCGCCGAAGCGCTTGACGTCCTGACCCGCGAAAGCGGCGCGTTCGACCTGCTGCTCACTGACATCCAGATGCCTGTGATGGACGGCATCGCGCTGGCGCTGGCGGCGGCGCGCGATTTTCCGGATTTGAAGATCCTGTTGATGACCGGGTTCGCCGATCAGCGCGAACGCGCCTCCGGCCTCAATGCGATCGTGCACGACGTGGTGACGAAGCCGTTCTCGGTGGCGGATATCCGCACTGCGGTAGCGGACGCGCTGGCGGCGAGGAAGAGGGGGTAG
- a CDS encoding MJ0042-type zinc finger domain-containing protein, producing MHIVCPHCTTSYAINPSTLGASGRTVRCSRCKETWLARPEDAIEMAAAVPAMAASRQAAGNDAAAEWDAMAREESGQDSDQDAPEVDSPSISADWPAEGESAPQSGDSDWPTIARQDAEGHEDIPITSHRERLAKLFKLPSLPRIPFAPTIGLPTACAAMGALLLALVIWRADIVRLLPQTATFYRMVGLDVNLRGLAFKDIKITNETVEGKPVLVIEGMIVGQSQKPVELPRLRFSVRDEQGAEIYAWNAVLEQPMLNPGERAYFKSRLASPPPEGRNIDVRFFNKRDLAGGHA from the coding sequence ATGCACATCGTTTGCCCCCATTGTACAACATCCTACGCCATCAATCCGAGCACCCTTGGGGCTTCCGGACGCACGGTGCGCTGTTCCCGCTGCAAGGAGACCTGGCTGGCCCGGCCCGAGGACGCGATCGAAATGGCGGCCGCGGTCCCCGCCATGGCCGCCTCGCGCCAAGCGGCCGGAAACGATGCCGCCGCCGAATGGGACGCGATGGCGCGCGAGGAGAGTGGCCAGGACAGCGATCAGGACGCGCCCGAGGTCGACAGTCCGTCGATTTCCGCCGATTGGCCAGCCGAGGGCGAAAGCGCCCCCCAAAGCGGCGATTCCGACTGGCCGACGATCGCCCGGCAGGATGCCGAAGGCCATGAGGACATCCCGATCACCAGCCACCGCGAGCGGCTGGCGAAGCTGTTCAAGCTGCCCAGCCTGCCCCGCATTCCCTTTGCGCCGACGATTGGCCTGCCGACCGCCTGCGCGGCGATGGGCGCGCTGCTGCTGGCGCTGGTGATCTGGCGCGCCGACATCGTCCGCCTGCTGCCGCAGACCGCGACCTTCTACCGGATGGTCGGGCTTGACGTGAACCTGCGCGGACTGGCGTTCAAGGACATCAAGATCACCAACGAGACCGTCGAAGGCAAACCGGTGCTGGTGATCGAAGGCATGATCGTCGGCCAGAGCCAGAAGCCGGTCGAACTGCCGCGGCTGCGCTTCTCCGTCCGCGACGAACAGGGCGCCGAGATCTACGCCTGGAACGCCGTGCTCGAACAGCCGATGCTGAATCCGGGCGAGCGGGCCTATTTCAAGTCGCGGCTGGCCTCGCCGCCGCCCGAAGGCCGCAATATTGATGTACGCTTCTTCAACAAGCGGGATCTCGCCGGCGGCCACGCCTGA
- the ftsE gene encoding cell division ATP-binding protein FtsE — protein sequence MVRFENVGLRYGLGPEILRDLSFLIPAHSFQFLTGPSGAGKTSLLRLLFLSMRPTRGLVNLFGHDVSLLGKEQIADLRKRIGIVLQDFRLLDHMTTYENVALPFRVMGRDESSYRREVIDLLKWVGLGERMDALPPILSGGEKQRAAIARAVISRPQLLLADEPTGSVDPTLGRRLLRLFIELNKSGTAVIIATHDITLMDQYEARRLVLHQGRLHIYE from the coding sequence TTGGTTCGGTTCGAAAATGTCGGTTTGCGGTACGGGCTCGGCCCGGAGATTCTGCGCGACCTGTCGTTCCTGATCCCGGCGCATTCGTTCCAGTTCCTCACCGGCCCCTCGGGCGCCGGCAAGACCTCGCTGCTGCGGCTGTTGTTCCTGTCGATGCGGCCGACCCGCGGCCTGGTCAACCTGTTCGGCCACGACGTCTCGCTGCTGGGCAAGGAGCAGATCGCGGACCTGCGCAAGCGCATCGGCATCGTGCTGCAGGATTTTCGCCTGCTCGATCACATGACGACCTACGAGAACGTGGCACTGCCGTTTCGGGTGATGGGCCGCGACGAATCCAGTTACCGCCGCGAGGTCATCGACCTCCTGAAATGGGTCGGCCTCGGCGAGCGCATGGATGCGCTGCCGCCGATCCTGTCGGGCGGCGAGAAACAACGCGCGGCGATCGCGCGCGCCGTGATCTCGCGGCCGCAATTATTGCTCGCCGACGAGCCGACCGGCAGCGTCGATCCGACCTTGGGCCGGCGGCTGCTGCGGCTGTTCATCGAACTGAACAAGTCGGGCACCGCCGTGATCATCGCAACCCACGACATCACGCTGATGGACCAGTACGAAGCGCGGCGGCTGGTGCTGCATCAGGGACGGCTGCATATCTATGAGTAG
- a CDS encoding ABC transporter permease, giving the protein MARPGEEHIPLVDLGHDSPRVAAQARNLSPIVPRASISGRALVAVVAIMTFLASITTGAVLLVSASAAEWQSEVASEITVQVRPSAGRDLDRDAAAAAEAMRTQPYVVQVKPFTKDESAKLLEPWLGSGLSIDQLPVPRVIVARVQPGATLDLATLRSRVTLVAPSASVDDHRAWIERMRSMTGATVFAGIGILALVIIATIISVSFATRGAMAANRPIVEVLHFVGAGDTYIANRFLRHFLRLGLEGGLIGGGAAMLGFGFSESIAGWFSGTPVGDQFAALLGTFSLRPSGYLALAAQAVLIAAITAWASRRTLFATLDDID; this is encoded by the coding sequence ATGGCTAGACCTGGCGAAGAGCATATCCCGCTGGTGGATCTCGGGCATGACAGCCCGCGGGTCGCGGCGCAGGCGCGCAACTTGTCGCCGATCGTGCCGCGGGCCTCGATCTCCGGCCGCGCGCTGGTCGCGGTCGTCGCGATCATGACCTTCCTCGCCTCGATCACCACCGGCGCCGTCTTGTTGGTCAGCGCGTCGGCGGCCGAGTGGCAGTCGGAAGTCGCCAGCGAAATCACCGTGCAGGTGCGTCCCTCGGCCGGCCGAGATCTCGACCGCGATGCGGCGGCAGCGGCCGAGGCGATGCGCACGCAGCCCTATGTCGTCCAGGTCAAGCCGTTCACCAAGGACGAGTCGGCGAAACTGCTGGAGCCGTGGCTCGGCAGCGGATTGTCGATCGACCAGTTGCCGGTGCCGCGGGTCATCGTCGCGCGCGTGCAACCCGGCGCTACGCTTGACCTCGCCACGCTGCGCAGCCGGGTGACGCTGGTGGCACCATCGGCCAGCGTCGACGATCACCGCGCCTGGATCGAGCGGATGCGCTCGATGACCGGTGCCACCGTGTTTGCCGGCATCGGCATTCTCGCTTTGGTGATCATCGCGACCATCATTTCGGTTTCGTTTGCCACCCGCGGCGCCATGGCGGCGAACCGCCCGATCGTCGAGGTGCTGCACTTTGTCGGCGCCGGCGATACCTACATCGCCAACCGCTTCCTGCGGCATTTTCTCCGGCTCGGGCTTGAAGGCGGCCTGATCGGCGGCGGTGCTGCGATGCTGGGCTTCGGCTTCTCCGAATCAATCGCCGGCTGGTTTTCCGGCACGCCTGTGGGCGACCAGTTCGCGGCCTTGCTGGGGACGTTTTCGCTGCGCCCGTCCGGTTATCTGGCGCTGGCGGCGCAGGCCGTGCTGATTGCCGCGATCACCGCCTGGGCCTCGCGGCGCACGCTGTTCGCGACGCTCGATGATATCGACTGA
- a CDS encoding YdcF family protein, translating to MSLPPDDRSPEPPAAPPRGRLRWAVVVTLASVLVGAVVGFVAFLAQLHGVETQPARNADGIVVLTGGSSRVSDAMELLAGGYGKRLLISGVHPTSAASDISRTLPDNQSLLRCCVDLDYSAINTRSNAAETRRWARERGFKSLIVVTSNYHMPRAIAEMSHAMPDITLIPFAVVGDKWRDEPWWSSGATFRLLLSEYAKYVAVEVRVRLADLGFDLVPEWSDQPTGSLPQRPATAQAN from the coding sequence ATGAGCTTGCCACCCGACGATAGGTCGCCTGAACCGCCGGCCGCGCCGCCGCGAGGCCGGCTGCGCTGGGCTGTCGTGGTGACGCTTGCAAGCGTCCTTGTCGGCGCGGTCGTGGGGTTCGTTGCCTTTCTTGCGCAATTGCACGGCGTCGAGACCCAGCCGGCCCGCAACGCCGACGGCATCGTGGTGCTGACCGGCGGTTCGTCGCGGGTGTCGGATGCGATGGAATTGCTGGCCGGCGGCTACGGCAAGCGTCTGCTGATCTCGGGCGTGCACCCGACCAGTGCCGCCAGCGATATTTCCCGCACGCTGCCTGACAACCAGTCGCTGCTCCGCTGCTGCGTCGACCTCGACTATTCCGCGATCAATACCCGCAGCAACGCCGCCGAGACGCGGCGCTGGGCCCGCGAGCGCGGCTTCAAGTCGCTGATCGTGGTGACGTCGAACTATCACATGCCGCGCGCCATCGCCGAAATGTCGCATGCGATGCCTGACATCACGCTGATTCCGTTCGCGGTGGTCGGCGACAAATGGCGCGACGAGCCGTGGTGGAGCAGCGGTGCTACGTTCCGCCTGCTGCTGTCGGAATACGCCAAATACGTCGCCGTGGAAGTGCGCGTGCGGCTGGCCGATCTCGGCTTCGACCTGGTGCCGGAATGGTCGGATCAGCCGACCGGCTCGCTGCCGCAGCGCCCGGCGACCGCGCAGGCGAATTGA
- a CDS encoding gamma-glutamylcyclotransferase, protein MSSITLHDSEFPTGDLWVFGYGSLIWRPGFDFVERVPARLIGEHRALCVYSFVHRGTPEKPGLVLGLDRGGACRGIAFRVAEKNRSATVDYLREREQVTSVYREVKRSVWLENEARQRVSALAYVVDRGHVQYAGRLTLADQLRHVLQGHGQSGINRDYVLATVKAIEAEGFRDPQLHQLAMMLHGEHAVPVRDGDGGR, encoded by the coding sequence ATGTCCTCGATTACCTTACACGACTCGGAATTCCCGACAGGCGACCTCTGGGTGTTCGGCTATGGCTCGCTGATCTGGCGGCCGGGCTTCGACTTCGTCGAACGGGTTCCGGCGCGGCTGATCGGCGAGCACCGCGCGCTCTGCGTCTATTCGTTCGTCCACCGTGGCACACCGGAAAAGCCCGGCCTCGTGCTCGGGCTGGATCGCGGCGGCGCCTGCCGCGGCATCGCGTTCCGGGTCGCGGAAAAGAACCGCAGCGCCACCGTCGACTATTTGCGCGAGCGCGAGCAGGTGACCTCGGTCTATCGCGAAGTGAAACGTTCGGTGTGGCTGGAGAACGAGGCGCGGCAGCGCGTCAGCGCGCTGGCCTATGTGGTCGATCGCGGCCATGTGCAATATGCCGGGCGGCTGACGCTGGCCGATCAGTTGCGTCACGTGCTGCAGGGCCACGGCCAGTCCGGCATCAACCGCGACTACGTGCTCGCCACCGTGAAGGCGATCGAAGCGGAAGGCTTTCGCGATCCGCAACTGCATCAGCTCGCGATGATGCTGCACGGCGAGCATGCGGTGCCGGTGCGGGATGGAGACGGCGGACGGTAG
- a CDS encoding DUF2125 domain-containing protein, giving the protein MPDMTPALRRRPLWRLFIMPALLVVAAIAWSGFWFYAASEVGVRADAWRAREAKSGRVYDCGKRSVAGYPFRLEVSCEDASVSLVSQTAGAPSAFTARLSEIMVIAQIYQPNLLIADFKAPATLADRGEPPSMKVNWTTGRSSITGLPTNPQRASIVFDNPAIDRINGPVQTPLAKAGHVELHGRIAEGSPQDHPVIETVLQISGGTIQEVHPLLAQPFDADVQTKLSGLKDFAPKPWPERFREIQAAGGHVEIVRSRIQQGDLVAVAAGTLGLNASGRIEGELQMTVAGIEKVIPALGIEKMLEEGVPQATLDKVAPGVKSQDLNNLFGALDKAIPGLGKVVKQNANAGVAAGINSFGTAAELEGKKARAFPLRFVDGAVFFGPIKVAQLPPLF; this is encoded by the coding sequence ATGCCTGACATGACCCCCGCACTGCGCCGTCGCCCGCTCTGGCGCCTCTTCATCATGCCCGCTCTGCTGGTGGTCGCTGCCATCGCCTGGAGCGGCTTCTGGTTCTATGCGGCCTCCGAGGTCGGCGTCCGCGCCGACGCCTGGCGAGCCAGGGAGGCCAAGTCCGGCCGGGTCTATGATTGCGGCAAGCGCTCGGTGGCCGGCTATCCGTTCCGGCTCGAAGTGAGTTGTGAAGATGCCAGCGTGTCGCTGGTGTCGCAGACGGCGGGGGCGCCGTCGGCCTTCACCGCGCGCTTGAGCGAAATCATGGTGATCGCGCAGATCTATCAGCCGAACCTGCTGATTGCCGACTTCAAGGCGCCGGCGACGCTTGCCGACCGCGGCGAGCCGCCGTCGATGAAGGTGAACTGGACCACCGGCCGCAGCAGCATCACCGGGCTGCCGACCAATCCGCAGCGTGCCTCCATCGTGTTCGACAATCCCGCGATCGACCGCATCAACGGCCCGGTGCAGACGCCGCTGGCGAAGGCCGGCCATGTCGAGCTGCACGGCCGCATCGCCGAGGGCTCGCCGCAGGATCATCCGGTGATCGAAACCGTGCTGCAGATTTCAGGCGGCACCATCCAGGAAGTGCATCCGCTGTTGGCGCAGCCGTTCGATGCCGACGTCCAGACCAAGCTGAGCGGGCTGAAGGATTTTGCGCCCAAGCCGTGGCCGGAACGTTTCCGCGAGATTCAGGCCGCCGGCGGCCATGTCGAAATCGTGCGGTCGCGGATCCAGCAGGGCGACCTGGTCGCGGTTGCCGCGGGCACGCTGGGCCTCAACGCCAGCGGCCGGATCGAGGGCGAATTGCAGATGACGGTTGCCGGCATCGAGAAGGTGATTCCGGCGCTCGGTATCGAAAAAATGCTGGAGGAGGGCGTGCCGCAGGCGACGCTCGACAAGGTGGCGCCGGGCGTGAAGAGCCAGGACCTCAACAATCTGTTCGGCGCGCTCGACAAGGCGATCCCGGGTCTCGGCAAGGTCGTCAAGCAGAACGCCAATGCCGGCGTCGCCGCCGGCATCAACTCGTTCGGCACCGCGGCCGAACTCGAAGGCAAGAAGGCGCGTGCCTTCCCGTTGCGCTTCGTCGACGGCGCGGTGTTCTTCGGCCCGATCAAGGTGGCGCAGCTCCCGCCGCTGTTTTGA
- a CDS encoding prephenate/arogenate dehydrogenase family protein, giving the protein MSAAPLFNRVALIGFGLIGGSIARAARAQGLAGEIVTTARSEKTRARVAELGIVDAVLATNAEAVKDADLVILCIPVGACGPVAQEIAPFLKAGAIVSDVGSVKGAIVREMSPYLPASVHFVPAHPVAGTEHSGPDSGFAELFINRWCILTPPEGTDAAATERLRAFWAGMGARVEIMTPDHHDLVLAITSHLPHLIAYTIVGTADELAQVTSSEVIKFSAGGFRDFTRIAASDPTMWRDVFLNNKDAVLEMLGTFTEDLSKLTRAIRRNDGEALFEHFTRTRAIRRGIVEIGQDSAAPDFGRPHANLEKKAE; this is encoded by the coding sequence GTGAGCGCCGCTCCGCTGTTCAACCGCGTCGCGCTGATCGGCTTCGGGCTGATCGGCGGCTCGATCGCGCGCGCCGCGCGGGCCCAGGGCCTGGCTGGCGAAATCGTCACCACGGCACGCTCGGAGAAGACGCGCGCGCGCGTCGCCGAACTCGGCATCGTCGACGCCGTGCTCGCGACCAACGCCGAAGCGGTCAAGGACGCCGACCTCGTCATCCTCTGCATTCCCGTCGGCGCCTGCGGGCCGGTGGCGCAGGAGATCGCGCCGTTCCTGAAAGCCGGCGCCATCGTTTCCGACGTCGGTTCGGTCAAAGGCGCGATCGTGCGTGAGATGTCGCCGTACCTTCCAGCGAGTGTGCATTTCGTACCGGCGCACCCCGTCGCCGGCACCGAGCACTCCGGCCCCGATTCCGGCTTCGCCGAACTGTTCATCAACCGCTGGTGCATTCTCACCCCTCCGGAAGGCACCGACGCTGCCGCCACCGAGCGCCTGCGTGCGTTCTGGGCCGGCATGGGCGCCAGGGTCGAGATCATGACGCCCGACCACCACGACCTGGTGCTGGCGATTACGAGCCACCTGCCGCATCTGATCGCCTACACCATCGTCGGCACCGCCGATGAACTGGCGCAGGTGACGTCGTCCGAAGTGATCAAGTTTTCCGCCGGCGGCTTTCGCGACTTCACCCGCATCGCGGCCTCGGATCCGACGATGTGGCGCGACGTGTTTCTGAACAACAAGGACGCGGTACTCGAAATGCTCGGCACCTTCACCGAGGATCTCTCGAAGCTCACCCGCGCCATCCGCCGCAACGACGGCGAAGCGCTGTTCGAACACTTCACCCGCACCCGCGCCATCCGCCGCGGCATCGTCGAGATCGGCCAGGACTCGGCAGCGCCGGATTTCGGCCGCCCGCATGCGAATCTGGAGAAGAAGGCGGAGTAG